In Sphingobacterium sp. lm-10, one DNA window encodes the following:
- a CDS encoding ABC transporter substrate-binding protein, translating to MKNFLKLTTIACFVLTIVSCNNTGSSGENTSSDSTVISHKLGNTTIYGQPTKIVVFDFGSLETLNELGVKPVAIPKNYTPDHLAALKEDAQIEDAGGLMEPNFEKINSLAPDLIIISPRQERFYDEFIKIAPTVFVDIDNNNYMKSFEDNSVLLGKLIGKEEAVKEKVAATKEKLKQAQEQLKDNAQNALIAMHNNGRFSVYGAGSRFGFIHAELGVKPAVNQLEEATHGQKVSNEFIVETDPDYLFIVDRNEAVKGKGADKSEIENKLIQQTKAYKKGHIIYLNPQVWYLSGGGITSTNMMIDEALNVLKKG from the coding sequence ATGAAAAATTTTTTAAAATTGACCACCATAGCTTGTTTCGTATTGACGATCGTGAGCTGCAATAATACGGGTTCATCAGGCGAAAATACGTCTTCAGATTCTACCGTAATCAGCCATAAACTAGGCAATACCACGATCTACGGACAACCAACAAAGATTGTTGTATTTGATTTCGGGTCCCTAGAAACGTTGAATGAGCTGGGCGTAAAGCCTGTCGCTATCCCCAAAAACTACACGCCAGATCATTTGGCGGCACTAAAGGAGGATGCGCAAATTGAGGACGCCGGCGGCTTGATGGAGCCTAATTTTGAAAAGATCAACAGCCTAGCGCCTGATCTGATCATCATTTCTCCAAGACAGGAGCGTTTTTATGACGAATTTATCAAGATCGCGCCGACCGTGTTTGTCGATATTGATAACAATAACTATATGAAATCTTTCGAGGACAATTCGGTGCTATTGGGTAAGCTGATAGGAAAAGAAGAAGCCGTGAAAGAAAAGGTTGCCGCTACGAAAGAGAAATTGAAACAGGCACAGGAACAGCTGAAAGATAATGCCCAAAATGCTTTGATCGCTATGCACAACAATGGTCGGTTCAGCGTATATGGTGCCGGTTCACGATTTGGTTTTATCCACGCGGAGTTAGGCGTAAAGCCAGCAGTAAATCAATTGGAAGAAGCCACACATGGGCAGAAGGTATCGAATGAATTTATCGTAGAAACCGATCCCGATTACCTATTTATTGTAGACCGCAACGAGGCTGTAAAAGGAAAAGGAGCAGATAAAAGTGAGATTGAAAACAAGTTAATTCAGCAAACGAAGGCCTATAAAAAGGGTCATATCATTTATTTGAATCCACAAGTTTGGTATTTGTCAGGCGGTGGGATTACTTCCACTAATATGATGATTGATGAAGCGCTGAACGTACTGAAAAAAGGATAA